Proteins encoded in a region of the Vicia villosa cultivar HV-30 ecotype Madison, WI linkage group LG5, Vvil1.0, whole genome shotgun sequence genome:
- the LOC131604337 gene encoding uncharacterized protein LOC131604337 has translation MAGMAQAMQNQPNADENAGSRSLATFQRENPPVFKGTHDPDGALDWLKELERIFRVMDCTPAQKVRYGTHMLAKEADDWWLETLARLEFSGEEVTWNVFRREFLRKYYPEDVRGKKEIEFLELTQGNKSVTEYAAKFTELIKFYPHFDGEGAEFSKCIKFQNGLRSDIKKAVGYQKIRLFSDLVDSCRIFEEDSNAHHKMVSDRRGKNQQSRGKPYDAGKGKQRVTHGQRSSGGDAPARIVCFKCGQPGHKSNACTADARKCFRCGKMGHAMSDCKHKDMVCFTCDEEGHIGSQCPKKKAQSGGKVFALAGTPTASGDRLIRGNPDE, from the exons ATGGCTGGGATGGCTCAGGCTATGCAGAACCAACCGAATGCTGACGAGAATGCTGGATCTCGTAGTTTGGCCACTTTCCAAAGGGAGAATCCGCcggtgttcaagggtacgcatgaccctgatggtgctcttgattggttgAAGGAGCTCGAGCGAATCTTCCGTGTTATGGATTGTACTCCTGCACAGAAGGTTAGATATGGCACTCATATGCTGGCTAAGGAAGCTGACGATTGGTGGTTGGAGACGCTTGCTAGGTTGGAGTTTTCAGGTGAGGAAGTCACTTGGAATGTGTTCcgtagggaatttctgaggaagtactatcctgaagatgttcggggtaagAAAGAGATAGAATTCCTAGAGTTGACGCAAGGGAACAAGTCCGTGaccgagtatgctgccaagttcacTGAGTTGATTAAGTTCTATCCTCACTTTGATGGCGAAGGTgctgaattttctaagtgcatcaaGTTTCAGAATGGGTTACGCTCGGATATCAAGAAGGCTGTTGGGTACCAAAAGATCCGTTTGTTTTCTGATTTGGTTGACAGTTGTAGGATCTTTGAGGAAGATAGTAATGCTCATCACAAGATGGTTAGTGATAGAAGGGGCAAGAATCAACAAAgccgtgggaaaccgtatgatgctGGTAAAGGGAAACAAAGAGTTACTCATGGTCAGAggtctagtgggggagatgctcctgctaggattgtatgcttcaagtgtggtcaaCCTGGTCATAAGAGCAATGCTTGTACTGCAGATGCGAGGAAGTGTTTCAGATGTGGTAAGATGGGACATGCAATGTCTGATTGTAAGCATAAGGACATGGTATGTTTCACGTGTGACGAAGAGGGACACATTGGTAGCCAGTGTCCAAAGAAGAAGGCACAATCCGGTGGAAAGGTGTTTGCTTTAGCTGGGACTCCTACAGCTAGTGGAGACCGACTCATCAGAG gtaatccagatgagtag
- the LOC131604338 gene encoding uncharacterized protein LOC131604338: MAGMAQAMQNQPNADENAGSRSLATFQRENPPVFKGTHDPDGALDWLKELERIFRVMDCTPAQKVRYGTHMLAKEADDWKYYPEDVRGKKEIEFLELTQGNKSVTEYAAKFTELIKFYPHFDGEGAEFSKCIKFQNGLRSDIKKAVGYQKIRLFSDLVDSCRIFEEDSNAHHKMVSDRRGKNQQSRGKPYDAGKGKQRVTHGQRSSGGDAPARIVCFKCGQPGHKSNACTADARKCFRCGKMGHAMSDCKHKDMVCFTCDEEGHIGSQCPKKKAQSGGKVFALAGTPTASGDRLIRGICFINSTPLITIIDTGATHCFIASDCVERLGLMLSSMNGEMVVDLPAKGSVTTSLMCSKCPLSIFDKDFVVDLICLPLSGLDVILGMNWLEYNYVHINCFNKSLRFSSPEEEGVGLLTGKQLRQLMQDEAQMFSLMASLSFENQVRIDVLKVVREFPDVFPDEIPDVPPEREVEFAIDLVPGTRPVSMAPYRMSASDLSELKKQLEEL; encoded by the exons ATGGCTGGGATGGCTCAGGCTATGCAGAACCAACCGAATGCTGACGAGAATGCTGGATCTCGTAGTTTGGCCACTTTCCAAAGGGAGAATCCGCcggtgttcaagggtacgcatgaccctgatggtgctcttgattggttgAAGGAGCTTGAGCGAATCTTCCGTGTTATGGATTGTACTCCTGCACAGAAGGTTAGATATGGCACTCATATGCTGGCTAAGGAAGCTGACGATTG gaagtactatcctgaagatgttcggggtaagAAAGAGATTGAATTCCTAGAGTTGACGCAAGGGAACAAGTCCGTGaccgagtatgctgccaagttcacTGAGTTGATTAAGTTCTATCCTCACTTTGATGGCGAAGGTgctgaattttctaagtgcatcaaGTTTCAGAATGGGTTACGCTCGGATATCAAGAAGGCTGTTGGGTACCAAAAGATCCGTTTGTTTTCTGATTTGGTTGACAGTTGTAGGATCTTTGAGGAAGATAGTAATGCTCATCACAAGATGGTTAGTGATAGAAGGGGCAAGAATCAACAAAgccgtgggaaaccgtatgatgctGGTAAAGGGAAACAAAGAGTTACTCATGGTCAGAggtctagtgggggagatgctcctgctaggattgtatgcttcaagtgtggtcaaCCTGGTCATAAGAGCAATGCTTGTACTGCTGATGCGAGGAAGTGTTTCAGATGTGGTAAGATGGGACATGCAATGTCTGATTGTAAGCATAAGGACATGGTATGTTTCACGTGTGACGAAGAGGGACACATTGGTAGCCAGTGTCCAAAGAAGAAGGCACAATCCGGTGGAAAGGTGTTTGCTTTAGCTGGGACTCCTACAGCTAGTGGAGACCGACTCATTAGAGgtatatgtttcattaatagtactcctttaatcactattattgatactggtgctactcattgttttattgcttctgattgtgttgaaagattgggtcttaTGTTGTCTTCCATGAAtggagagatggttgtcgatcttccagctaagggatcggtgactacttctttGATGTGTTCAAAGTGTCCTTTGTCGATCTTCGACAAAGACTTTGTTGTTGACTTGATTTGTTTGCCGTTAAGTGGATTAGATGTaatcttgggtatgaattggttagagtataactatgttcatatcaactgttttaacaAGTccttgaggttttcttctcccGAGGAAGAAGGAGTTGGTTTGTTGACTGGTAAGCAGTTGAGGCAATTGATGCAAGACGAAGCACAAATGTTCTCATTGAtggcgtcattgtcttttgagaaTCAAGTTAGAATTGACGTGTTAAAGGTGGTGCGAGAATTTCCTGATGTGtttcctgatgaaattcctgatgtacctccagaaagagaagttgagtttgcgattgatcttgtacctggtaccagacctgtttctatggcaccgtacaggatgtctgcatctgatttgtctgaattgaagaagcaattagaagagttg